In the Telopea speciosissima isolate NSW1024214 ecotype Mountain lineage chromosome 6, Tspe_v1, whole genome shotgun sequence genome, TTGGCATGTCAAATCTTAAAGCATAATCAGGATCGGTCATGGCCAATTTCGATTCAAATAGGTAATTCAACCAGTCTGATTCCGATTTATGAAAATAGTGCATTCTAATGATGCAAGTAAATCACAATTAGACCATGAAGTCCTGCTTAATCTGCTCCATTCACTTTcaatagaaggaagaagaagacgagaacACTGGCACTTCTGAAGAACCTCCTCTTAAATATTTGAAGAGCAAGAGCAACAAAAACAATGGTCAATGTCCTCAAtagcattccaacaaaggcagcaattTGGAATACTGATATTCCTTGGGGATATAAACTCCTAAGTGGGCAGGATGCGAGTCAAAGCCCACCAAGAGATAAAGCTATGCCTCATGATGTGATGATTAAACCATATGACATTCCATCAAAAAGCAGTTGTACCTTTGGTTCTCACTAGCTAATTCCCAAGCAAAGGCCAAAGAAAAGTCCGAAGTAAAATACTTGCAGTAGGAGGGAGTCCCCCAAACATATTCCCCACTACCACGAGGACTTTTGAAGACTGAATGCAACTAGCTCCAAGGTAAGTGCTGAAGAAGTTTGGGGGCCAGGTCCTTTAGACCATCAATGAGAATAGAGGAGACAAGAACCATGAGACTGGAGCCCGCATCATATCTAATCCTCTCACCAAAGACAGAAAGGAGAACCACTTCGATGCCCGATATCAAGCCATAACTTGGTTGAAGAGCCATCGCAATTATTAAGCATTTAATCTTATTTGATGAAATATTCTGGAGATTAAGGATCTTCCTCCAAGTCCATGAAGCATCAACAACATAGGAGAGTGTCCAAGTGAAATTGACTCCCATATAAtagatacattttttttttctcatcatCTTTTAGATTGGGAGAAGGGTTTCAAAATTACTAGTGTTTAGCCGTTGAAAGTTGAACTTCTATAACTAACCAtggctgagagagagagaaagagagagatagagagagagagagagagagagtaaactAAAAATAACCCACTGTTGTCTCTTTATACAgtaaaaaacaactaaaaataaCCCATTGATTTGTCTTTGTACAGTTaaaaacaaaggataaaaaacAAGCCAACTGGGATagtgggaaaaataaaaattatttaattcaAATAGCCAACTGGCCCCGGCCCTCATATGGTTTCATGTGAAATTTCTCTTCGGATGACACACTCCCTTTTTtggtttatcttattttattaatttatttatcttGGAGCGTGTGGATGACACATTGCAAGAAATTCTCccatttgttttatttgttatttttataaagttaattattatcattatttattttaattaaattcaaCAATGCACGCACCCAAGGCACCTATAATCTAAGTGTTGAATTCTTTGGATTTTGGCCTCTTTCCACTTAGTGGCTTCATGAGTTCCGCTCTCGTGAAGTTGCTGTTTGTACACACCCCCTTTCTCAGTAAATTTctctcttacccaaaaaaaaaaaatgaattctttggattttctaccaaaaataaaaaagaattcttTGGATTTGGACACCGCAACCATAAAGAAATATCTAATAAGGTTATTAGAGGTAAACACAGCCACGACTTTAGAGGTCTTGAAGAGCTTACCATAAATTTTAGTTGGCACAGACGGGACCATTGAAATCCCTTCGTGTCCTCGTGAGGGTACTAATAATTACTAATGGATGATCAAGACTTTCGAAGTTTCGATCGAATTACTTACCGAAATTTTGAGTTGTCATGGGCTATGGGCTCACTAGACAGTTCCATAGTGGTGATGTTTGGTGATGCCACTTCGAATAATGCATTACTCTTGAAACTGttcaacccccaaaaaaaaaaaaaaaaaaaaaaaaactcttgaaaTTGTGAAGTCCAAAATTCATATAACCATTAGTGATCTATTTTTGATGCGGATATTCTAGCCAGGAAAGCCCTGTCGATTGAGTTTTCGACGATTTGACTGTTATCCTCTCCATGTCTGAGAGAGCTGTGTAACTACTCTCCCGcgtgtccttcacactcttttGAATAAGAAtatcttttacccaaaaaaacagaaaaaaatacccaatgatctacccaaaaaaacagaaaaaaataccCAATGATCTACCCAAAATGTACTGGAATTGATAAATCCAACCTGGAGATCGAATACATCAAATGTGATAAATATACAATTatgtgaaattaaaaaaaaaaaaaacaaaaaataaaaccaaaaaatttgaatggtatgtgaAGGTGTATAGATATTCTTTAACATTCTCCTTAAACTCAATGTGGAAGAATCGAGATCAACTTGAGTTTGAAAACCAAAGTACTGAAGCATTCTAGAAAGATAATAGAAGCTTTCTCTGTGGTTGCATGAATTCTGCAcgtgaatatatatatatatatattttttttgagtaCAATGAGATCAATCCTTGAGTTGGCAGTTGGCGCTGCCCCCACTGCTCAAGTGGTAATGGATGATGATCATGACTTTAGAAGTTTAGAATAGCTTACAAGAAATTAGTTGTCACGGGCCCACTACAAAGTGTGATAGTGGTGAGGTTTGGTGATGCTACTGCGACTGCATCATTCCTGAATCTATCCAGAATGTGAGTAAATGATACATATTTATTGGATTTGATAATCTAGTAGTTATCTAAacggtaaattacacgtcatccccTGGTATTCAAATGAAaatcagatcaccccctggtttagaatACTGACATCAttacttaacagcataaaactaatggtagggactaatttgtcatattggggtctaaaccaatggatgatttgagttttttcaaaaaccaggggatgatctgagtttcgtttcaAAACCAGAGGGTGATGTGTGATTTACCCTTATCTAAAATATGATAATTACTAGAGCCCCAACAACTccatattttcaaaattaaatatGCAGTTGAGTCAGATGATTTGGATCCTGTATTATCACCCCACCATTAATTAAACTATCATTTAGATATTATAAAAACAACAACGCTTTGTCCCTCGATATCTATCATGGTTAATTTTAGGGATCAAGATCGGATCGACATGATTGCACGATCTGGTCCTTGATTTCGATCCAAGGCCCATCTCGTATCAGTGGATCGGTATGGATCAAAGAtaaaaaggttttaaaaaaaaatctcgtTTTTAAAATGGAAAGCAAGGGTAAATCTATTGATCCAGACCGATATGGAGTGATTTGTATCAGTATCGACTTAGACGAATCTTGTATCCTTTACCGATTTCTAAAATGATACCTATTGAGATAAATAGCTGACAAATGTCTTGTTTGGAGATTAATTAGTTTAGTTTCCCCGAACTACCAAATAAAGTAAAGGAGACGGACATTCTAGCAAAGATTTTAAACTTGGATCGGGGTTGAATCGGTCACTGTTGATTCTGATTCAAAGTGGATTATGAATGGTTGTAATGGATCCCATAAATCCTAGAATCAGCATGTTGGATCTTAAAGCAGAATCGAGATCGGTCATGGCTAATATTGATCCGAATCAACCATTCAACTAGTTTGATTCTAATTTCTGAAAAGGAAGGAAGCCTACTCTTCCATAGCTGAAGCCTTTTCTAGAGTCTGTCCACAATCGGGGAGTAGTGATGCTCACAGAACCTAAAACATAAGAGGGAGACTAAGATAAGAAATGGGCAATTGACCAAGCTCGTGGCCCACTAGATCCCTAAGAATCTCTTTAACATCAATTGGCAGACCATCGATAGAGATCAAGGTTTATGGGGATTTAAGGCCAATCCAGACAAGTTTGCAAACAAGCTTAAGGTGTTCGAAACAACAGATAAAGATATCTCAGCGGATCTAGAGAAAATGAAAACATCATCAACATAAGGTTTAAATGTTGGTATTGTATTGACAGACCCGATACTGATATTGACGACCAGATTTAATAGTTGTTGAAAATTGACATTTCTAAATCTCTAGTTGCTCTTTGACTTTTAAAGAAGCGTTGTAGCTATAATTTTGGGGTTGGTTcgttaaacaaaaattatattacTAAAACAAAATAGTCCCATAAAAATAGATACATTTTTTCTCATATTCTTTTAGATTGAGAGAAGGGTTTCAAAGATTACTAGTGTTTAGCCATTGAAAGTTGGACTTCTGAACTTTTAATTTAGAAAATGTCTATGATGGAGGGTTTTTCTCACAAGAGAATTACCATTGGCGACTAGAGAAAAGTATAGTCAAACACACGGAAACCCTTGCTCTAATTAAACATGGCTCCaggaaggagggagagagagagagagagagagagagactaaactaaaaataataacCCACTGATTTCTATTTAGTTAAAAATAGCTAAAAATAACCCATTGATTTCTCTTTGTACagttaaaaacaaagaaaaaaaataacaatggaaaggaaaaaaaatttagattccCACTTGGGATGTCCATCTGTGTGCCACTTCTGAGAGTGATCTTCTAGAGGACCCCTCTTCACTTAATACCGTAGTAGCTGCGTCCTTGAGCATTCTCATCTGCTTCTGTATGCTCTTTCCTTCGGCCCCTTCCAGTAAGCACTTGACCACTCTAGCAATCTCTACTCTCCCTACTATCCCATTCTTCTCCACTTTGGGTCTCAAAGCTACTTTCAAATCTTCAACTAGCGATACTGCATTCATCTTTTGTTCTGCATGGAGTGGCCACGCAATCAATGGTACTCCATGAACTATGCTCTCTAAGGTTGAGTTCCAACCACAATGGGTGACGAACCCTCCAGTCGAGACATGGCTAAGCACTTGTATTTGAGGAGCCCATGAAGGAACCACCAAACCCCTTCCTTTGGTCCTCTCTAAGAAACCTTTGGGCAAGAATGTCAAAGGGTCTTCTCTAGCGGTTTGGGCATCTAAATAGGAAGTATTTGGGCTCTTGACAACCCATAAGAATCTTTGCCCACTTAGTTCCAATCCCAACGCCAATTCATTTAGCTGCTCCCGTGAGAGAGCACCACCACTCCCAAATGAAAcaaacaaaactgaaccaataGGTTGATTATTCAACCACCTAAGGCACCCTGAAATATCAGCTCCATTATCCCTCGAACCATCTTGTGTGAGTGGTCCTATTGGGAATATAGGTGGCACACTTGGGTCTCCACTCTCCTTCAAAGCCTTGATAGCGCCAGCCTCCATCTCGGTGAAGCTATTTAATAGGATACCATCAGCCAATTTGAAACGCTTGGAATGGTATAAAGTCCATGTATATACCTTACTCTGTCTGTCTTGGAGTGAGTCTATTAATTCTTTTCCATGAATTGGTACACATCCGGGTAATTTCACTGGTTCAAGTAGTTCTCTATATTCACAAGAGTGGGATTCATCAAGCTTGGGCAAATGGAGgaacaatgacaacaccatggccgtggaagggaagaagatgtaAGAAGGAAGATTGAATTGCCTAGCCACATCAAATGCATCGGTGCCAAAGAGATCGACAACCAAGGCAGCGATGGGAGTTGTGGAAGTTAAAACCTTAATAGCTTCATGTAGGGAAGGGAGGGAACGGAGAATGGTGAGGTAGATACGAGTTTCGACCTTTGTATCCTTGGAGAGGTCGTCAAGGTTAACAGGTGAGAGAAAGATGGTGTTGATGCACTTGGGGAGGCTATCCAAGATTTCTTTCTGAGCGTTGGTTGGAGAACCTTCAATAGTTGGGATTGTAAATGTGATGTTGAAATCATGGTGAAGAACGAATCGCTTAGCAAACTCAACAAGGGGGATTAGGTGACCCATACCTGGAGCAGGTAGAATGACAATCTGTGGTGTTTGTTTTGCTCCTTTCATGGTGGCTATGAATTCAAAGTTGGAAGGCAAAGAGAAATTGGATATAAAAGCGTTTGTGAGCTTGTGAGGTTGTGTGAGAGAGATGTATTTTGGagggatgaagaagaaggattggGAGATGGGGTTATATATAGATTTGCCCAGCTCGATCTCTGGCCCGgtcctttatttattatttttctttttaaaagcATAGAGAGTGATTGAGTAATTTAAGCTCAACCATGAAACATGGTAGTAGCCACCTTTAGatagatattttattttataatttttttcaaaaaagccAATTGGCTCTCTCATGGGTTatcaaattttaattattatttatctTGGAGCGTGTGGATGACACACTACAACTCTGTAAAGTGTTGGAGTTGGACACCGCATTAACCatagagaaagaaataataTCTATAAAAGTTTTAATTAAGATAAGGACGGCCACGACTTTAGAAGTCTTGAAGAGCTTAATTACCAGAAATTTGAGTTGAGGGTAGCACTTccaaaacaatagaaaaaaaaaaaataaagagacaGTGCCAAGTGCAAATGGATGATCACGACTTTAGAAGTTTCGAATAGTTTACACAGAAATTAGTTGTCAACCTGGAGTGAGTGATAAGTACTTTTAGAGTCCCAACTCCTGATTTCCAGAAATAATTATACAGTTGAGTGTAACGGTTTTCACAAGCAGAAGTGGTAAATGGTTTGGATCCTGCATTTTCATCCACCATTTAAACTATCATTTAAATATTCTAGAAATTACAAAGCTTTGAGAGGACAACAAACTAGTATATGGTTTCATGTGAAGTTTCTCTTCATAACGTCAGAGTTATAaacagtgcaccgcacttgagagagGATCACACACTCCCTCCCTTCTTGGTTTATCTTATTTATTGATTTATCTTAAGAGCGTGTGGATGATAAATTGCAATTCTctcatttgttttaatttttatttttaaattaatatCATGAGTTCACCAGTGCAGGTAAGACTGTTATAATCTGTCTAGAAAGGTAATAGAAGCTTCCTCTGTGATTgtgaatttttatcttctcaatttGTCTGTccatacttgacgtcaagtacatctaatagaaggAGGTGGACCCCATGTGGATGCTGTGGTTGCATGCACTCtgcatgtatttttttttggttggtacAATGAGACCAATCGTTGAGTTGGCAGTTGGGACTGCTCAAGTGGTAATGGATGATGATCATGACTTTGGAAGTTTAGAATAGCTTAAAAGAAATTAGTTGTCACGGGCCCACAATACAGTGTCATAGTGGTGAGGTTTGGTGATGCTACTATGACTGCATCACTCCTGAATCTATCCAAAATGAGATAATTAACTACTAGAGCCCCAAATccatattttcaaaaataaatatgcAGTTGAGTTAAATGATTTGGATCCGATATTATCATCCATCATTAATTAAACTATCATTTACATATTCTAAAAACAACAAATTCTGTCCCTCAATATCTATCATGGTTAATTTTAGGGATCAACATCAGATCGAGCGATTCAGATCGACATAATCGCCCGATCTGATCCTTGATCTCGATCCAAAGTCGATCTTGTATCAATGGATCGGTATGAATCAAAGGtaaaaaggttttaaaaaaaacccagtTTTTAAAATGGAAACCAGGGGTAAATCTATTGATCCAGACCGATATGAGGTGATCCCTATAAGTATTGGCTGAGACGAATCCTATATCCTTTATCAATTTCTAAAATGATACCTATTGAGATAAATAGCAGACAAATGTCTTGTTTGAAGATTAATTACTTTAGTTTCCCCGAActactaaataaaataaaggagacATGGACATTCTAGCATCGAATGTAAATCTTGGAATCGAGGTTGAATCGGTCACTGTTGATTCTGATCCAAATTAGATTATGAATGGCCGTAATGGGCCTAGAATTGGCATGTCAAATCTTAAAGCATAATCAGGATCGGTCATGGCCAATTTCGATTCAAATAGGTAATTCAACCAGTCTGATTCCGATTTATGAAAATAGTGCATTCTAATGATGCAAGTAAATCACAATTAGACCATGAAGTCCTGCTTAATCTGCTCCATTCACTTTcaatagaaggaagaagaagacgagaacACTAGCACTTTTGAAGAACCTCCTCTTAAATATTTGAAGAGCAAGAGCAACAAAAACAATGGTCAATGTCCTCAAtagcattccaacaaaggcagcaattTGGAATACTGATATTCCTTGGGGATATAAACTCCTAAGTGGGCAGGATGCGAGTCAAAGCCCACCAAGAGATAAAGCTATGCCTCATGATGTGATGACTAAACCATATGACATTCCATCAAAAAGCAGTTGTACCTTTGGTTCTCACTAGCTAATTCCCAAGCAAAGGCCGAAGAAAAGTCCGAAGTAAAATACTTGCAGTAGGAGGGAGTCCCCCAAACATAATCCCCACTACCATGAGGACTTTTGAAGACTGAATGCAACTAGCTCCAAGGTAAGTGCTGAAGAAGTTTGGGGGCCAGATCCTTTAGACCATCAATGAGAATAGAGGAGACAAGAACCATGAGACTGGAGCCCGCATCATATCTAATCCTCTCACCAAAGACAGAAAGGAGAACCACTTCGATGCCCGATATCAAGCCATAACTTGGTTGAAGAGCCATCGCAATTATTAAGCATTTAATCTTATTTGATGAAATATTCTGGAGCTTAAGGATCTTCCTCCAAGTCCATGAAGCATCAACAACATAGGAGAGTGTCCAAGTGAAATTGACTCCCATATAAtagatacattttttttttctcatcatCTTTTAGATTGGGAGAAGGGTTTCAAAATTACTAGTGTTTAGCCGTTGAAAGTTGAACTTCTATAATTAACCAtggctgagagagagagaaagacagagatagagagagagagagagagtaaactAAAAATAACCCACTGTTGTCTCTTTATACAgtaaaaaacaactaaaaataaCCCATTGATTTGTCTTTGTAAAGTTaaaaacaaaggataaaaaacAAGCCAACTGGGATagtgggaaaaataaaaattatttaattcaAATAGCCAACTGGCCCCGGCCCTCATATGGTTTCATGTGAAATTTCTCTTCGGATGACACACTCCCTTTTTtggtttatcttattttattaatttatttatcttGGAGCGTGTGGATGACACATTGCAAGAAATTCTCccatttgttttatttgttatttttataaagttaattattatcattatttattttaattaaattcaaCAATGCACGCACCCAAGGCACCTATAATCTAAGTGTTGAATTCTTTGGATTTTGGCCTCTTTCCACTTAGTGGCTTCATGAGTTCTGTTCTCGTGAAGTTGCTGCTTGTACACACCCCTTTTCTCAATAAATttctctcttaccaaaaaaaaaaaaatgaattctttggattttctaccaaaaataaaaaagaattcttTGGATTTGGACACCGCAACCATAAAGAAATATCTAATAAGGTTATTAGAGGTAAACACAGCCACGACTTTAGAGGTCTTGAAGAGCTTACCATAAATTTTAGTTGGCACAGACGGGACCATTGAAATCCCTTCGTGTCCTCGTGAGGGTACTAATAATTACTAATGGATGATCAAGACTTTCGAAGTTTCGATCGAATTACTTACCGAAATTTTGAGTTGTCATGGGCTATGGGCTCACTAGACAGTTCCATAGTGGTGATGTTTGGTGATGCCACTTCGAATAATGCATTACTCTTGAAACTGttcaacccccaaaaaaaaaaaaaaaaaaaaaaactcttgaaaTTGTGAAGTCCAAAATTCATATAACCATTAGTGATCTATTTTTGATGCGGATATTCTAGCCAGGAAAGCCCTGTCGATTGAGTTTTCGACGATTTGACTGTTATCCTCTCCATGTCTGAGAGAGCTGTGTAACTACTCTCCCGcgtgtccttcacactcttttGAATAAGAatatcttttaccaaaaaaaacagaaaaaaatacccaatgatctacccaaaaaaacagaaaaaaataccCAATGATCTACCCAAAATGTACTGGAATTGATAAATCCAACCTGGAGATCGAATACATCAAATGTGATAAATATACAATTatgtgaaattaaaaaaaaaaaaaaacaaaagataaaaccaaaaaatttgaatggtatgtgaAGGTGTATAGATATCCCTTAACATTCTCCTTAAACTCAATGTGGAAGAATCGAGATCAACTTGAGTTTGAAAACCAAAGTACTGAAGCATTCTAGAAAGATAATAGAAGCTTTCTCTGTGGTTGCATGAATTCTGCAcgtgaatatatatatatatatatatatatatatatatttttttttttttttttgagtacaATGAGATCAATCCTTGAGTTGGCAGTTGGCGCTGCCCCCACTGCTCAAGTGGTAATGGATGATGATCATGACTTCAGAAGTTTAGAATAGCTTACAAGAAATTAGTTGTCACGGGCCCACTACAAAGTGTGATAGTGGTGAGGTTTGGTGATGCTACTGCGACTGCATCATTCCTGAATCTATCCAGAATGTGAGTAAATGATACATATATATTGGATTTGATAATCTAGTAGTTATCTAAacggtaaattacacgtcatcccctggttttcaaacgaaaatcagatcaccccctggtttagaatACTGACATCAttacttaacagcataaaactaatggtagggactaatttgtcatattggggtctaaaccaatggatgatttgagttttttcaaaaaccaggggatgatctgagtttcgtttcaAAACCAGAGGGTGATGTGTGATTTACCCTTATCTAAAATATGATAATTACTAGAGCCCCAACAACTccatattttcaaaattaaatatGCAGTTGAGTCAGATGATTTGGATCCTGTATTATCACCCCACCATTAATTAAACTATCATTTAGATATTTTAAAAACAACAACGCTTTGTCCCTCGATATCTATCATGGTTAATTTTAGGGATCAAGATCGGATCGACATGATTGCACGATCTGGTCCTTGATTTCGATCCAAGGCCCATCTCATATCAGTGGATCGGTATGGATCAAAGAtaaaaaggttttaaaaaaaaatctcgtTTTTAAAATGGAAAGCAAGGGTAAATCTATTGATCCAGACCGATATGGAGTGATTTGTATCAGTATCGACTTAGACGAATCTTGTATCCTTTACCGATTTCTAAAATGATACCTATTGAGATAAATAGCTGACAAATGTCTTGTTTGGAGATTAATTAGTTTAGTTTCCCCGAACTACCAAATAAAGTAAAGGAGACGGACATTCTAGCAAAGATTTTAAACTTGGATCGGGGTTGAATCGGTCACTGTTGATTCTGATTCGAAGTGGATTATGAATGGTTGTAATGGATCCCATAAATCCTAGAATCAGCATGTTGGATCTTAAAGCAGAATCGAGATCGGTCATGGCTAATATTGATCCGAATCAACCATTCAACTAGTTTGATTCTAATTTCTGAAAAGGAAGGAAGCCTACTCTTCCATAGCTGAAGCCTTTTCTAGAGTCTGTCCACAATCGGGTAGTAGTGATGCTCAGAGAACCTAAAACATAAGAGGGAGACTAAGATAAGAAATGGGCAATTGACCAAGCTCGTGGCCCACTAGATCCCTAAGAATCTCTTTAACATCAATTGGCAGACCATCGATAGAGATCAAGGTTTATGGGGATTTAAGGCCAATCCAGACAAGTTTGCAAACAAGCTTAAGGTGTTCGAAACAACAGATAAAGATATCTCAGCGGATCTAGAGAAAATGAAAACATCATCAACATAAGGTTTAAATGTTGGTATTGTATTGACAGACCCGATACTGATATTGACGACCAGAGCACCTTGAAGACCAGATTTAATAGTTGTTGAAAATTGACATTTCTAAATCTCTAGTTGCTCTTTGACTTTTAAAGAAGCGTTGTAGCTATAATTTTGGGGTTGgttcgttaaaaaaaaaattaaattactaaAACAAAACAGTCCCATAAAAATAGATACAttttttctcatcttcttttaGATTGAGAGAAGGGTTTCAAAGATTACTAGTGTTTAGCCATTGAAAGTTGGACTTCTGAACTTTTAATTTAGAAAATGTCTATGATGGAGGGTTTTTCTCACAAGAGAATTACCATTGGCGACTAGAGAAAAGTATAGTCAAACACACGGAAACCCTTGCTCTAATTA is a window encoding:
- the LOC122664269 gene encoding hydroquinone glucosyltransferase-like; the encoded protein is MKGAKQTPQIVILPAPGMGHLIPLVEFAKRFVLHHDFNITFTIPTIEGSPTNAQKEILDSLPKCINTIFLSPVNLDDLSKDTKVETRIYLTILRSLPSLHEAIKVLTSTTPIAALVVDLFGTDAFDVARQFNLPSYIFFPSTAMVLSLFLHLPKLDESHSCEYRELLEPVKLPGCVPIHGKELIDSLQDRQSKVYTWTLYHSKRFKLADGILLNSFTEMEAGAIKALKESGDPSVPPIFPIGPLTQDGSRDNGADISGCLRWLNNQPIGSVLFVSFGSGGALSREQLNELALGLELSGQRFLWVVKSPNTSYLDAQTAREDPLTFLPKGFLERTKGRGLVVPSWAPQIQVLSHVSTGGFVTHCGWNSTLESIVHGVPLIAWPLHAEQKMNAVSLVEDLKVALRPKVEKNGIVGRVEIARVVKCLLEGAEGKSIQKQMRMLKDAATTVLSEEGSSRRSLSEVAHRWTSQVGI